The following coding sequences lie in one Lolium perenne isolate Kyuss_39 chromosome 2, Kyuss_2.0, whole genome shotgun sequence genomic window:
- the LOC127332964 gene encoding probable serine/threonine-protein kinase WNK1, with protein sequence MMGAKANAADCGEYAEVDPTGRYGRYSDVLGKGASKTVYRAFDEYQGMEVAWNQVKLHDFLQSPEDLERLYCEIHLLKTLKHKNIMKFYTSWVDISGRNINFITEMFTSGTLRQYRQKHRKVNLWAVKHWCRQILSGLLYLHSHDPPIIHRDLKCDNIFVNGNQGEVKIGDLGLAAILRKSHAVHCVGTPEFMAPEVYEEEYNELVDIYSFGMCVLEMVTFEYPYSECTHPVQIYKRVISGTKPEALYKVNDPMVRQFVEKCLTTASLRLSARELLNDPFLRDEPLCSGDGDYSQLNSYLRQPYLGHAYSNGSMISNGLSESIDEDTPTEDRWEDDDSKADGIDLFNGHEDEALGTVDITIKGRKSEDGGIFLRLRITDDDGRVRNIYFPFDVENDTALSVATEMVGELDITDHEVTRIADMIDGEVSALVPDWMAGPGIEEAPDITYCHNCGSNVSSCGSLFDYMSSDTRGCRCAELHGRFEEITFQAADEDQSGLQDSGGSSDDVAGQKEQHVKDKEAIHMNGFPKMGRRGLSDRLCFSSFQEQSCSANNYESDNDNQAKGFDIKHEVKMAKYKARKMAQLKRAIHPSLDLDNLNGAARRKPALSKLQSFHVGKHHNFRVPTCQRSPASGNTSPHPVINNQARLPDQGAQRSPHTGSGQDFTFTARSYYTGAQLPPNLPRTRSMPVRAVDA encoded by the exons ATGATGGGCGCCAAGGCCAACGCCGCCGACTGCGGGGAGTACGCGGAGGTCGACCCCACCGGCCGGTACGGAAGG TACAGCGACGTTCTTGGCAAGGGCGCGTCCAAGACCGT GTACCGGGCCTTCGACGAGTACCAGGGGATGGAGGTGGCCTGGAACCAGGTGAAGCTGCACGACTTCCTGCAGAGCCCCGAGGACCTGGAGCGCCTCTACTGCGAGATCCACCTCCTCAAGACGCTCAAGCACAAGAACATCATGAAGTTCTACACCTCCTGGGTCGACATCTCCGGCCGGAACATCAACTTCATCACCGAGATGTTCACCTCCGGCACGCTCCGCCA GTACAGGCAGAAGCACAGGAAGGTGAACTTATGGGCGGTGAAGCACTGGTGCCGGCAGATCCTCAGCGGCCTGCTATACCTGCACAGCCATGATCCACCCATCATCCACCGGGACCTCAAGTGTGACAACATCTTCGTGAACGGTAACCAGGGTGAGGTCAAGATCGGCGACCTCGGCCTCGCCGCCATCCTCCGCAAGTCTCACGCTGTTCACTGTGTAG GTACCCCCGAGTTCATGGCGCCGGAGGTGTACGAGGAGGAGTACAACGAGCTCGTCGACATATACTCGTTCGGGATGTGCGTGCTTGAAATGGTCACCTTTGAGTACCCGTACAGCGAATGCACTCACCCCGTGCAGATCTACAAGAGAGTGATCTCT GGTACTAAGCCAGAAGCCTTGTACAAGGTGAACGATCCGATGGTGAGGCAATTTGTCGAGAAGTGCCTGACCACTGCATCCCTTAGGCTCTCTGCGAGAGAGCTGCTCAATGATCCTTTCCTACGCGATGAGCCTCTATGTTCTGGGGATGGGGATTATAGCCAGTTGAACAGTTATCTGCGGCAGCCCTATTTAGGGCATGCTTATAGTAATGGATCCATGATAAGCAATGGGCTATCAGAAAGCATCGATGAAGATACACCGACGGAAGATAGATGGGAAGATGATGACAGTAAAGCTGATGGCATTGACCTGTTCAACGGGCATGAAGATGAGGCTCTTGGCACTGTGGACATCACAATCAAGGGAAGAAAAAGCGAGGATGGAGGAATCTTCCTCCGACTACGAATTACAGATGATGATG GGCGGGTACGCAACATCTATTTTCCATTTGACGTTGAGAACGATACTGCATTAAGTGTGGCAACTGAGATGGTAGGCGAGCTGGATATAACTGATCATGAGGTTACTCGAATTGCTGATATGATCGACGGCGAGGTTAGTGCATTGGTGCCAGATTGGATGGCTGGTCCAGGCATAGAAGAAGCTCCAGACATCACATACTGCCATAACTGCGGATCCAATGTGTCATCTTGTGGTTCACTTTTTGACTACATGTCGTCGGATACTCGTGGTTGCCGATGTGCAGAGCTACATGGGAGGTTTGAGGAGATCACATTCCAAGCTGCTGATGAAGACCAATCCGGTTTGCAGGATTCAGGAGGCAGCTCTGATGATGTAGCTGGTCAAAAGGAGCAACATGTCAAAGACAAGGAAGCCATACACATGAATGGGTTTCCAAAGATGGGTAGAAGAGGCCTTTCTGATCGGCTTTGCTTTAGTTCTTTCCAAGAGCAGTCCTGCTCAGCTAACAATTATGAGAGCGATAACGATAATCAGGCGAAAGGGTTCGACATAAAGCATGAAGTAAAGATGGCCAAGTACAAAGCTCGGAAAATGGCACAATTGAAGAGAGCTATTCATCCATCTCTGGACTTGGACAACTTGAATGGAGCAGCTAGGAGGAAACCTGCACTGAGCAAGCTGCAATCTTTCCATGTCGGTAAGCACCACAATTTCCGTGTACCGACCTGCCAGCGAAGCCCTGCCTCAGGAAACACCAGTCCACACCCAGTCATCAACAATCAAGCGAGGCTCCCTGATCAAGGAGCCCAAAGGTCCCCTCACACCGGGAGCGGCCAGGATTTTACGTTCACAGCCAGAAGCTATTATACTGGAGCTCAGTTGCCACCAAACCTCCCCAGAACAAGATCTATGCCCGTAAGGGCCGTCGATGCCTGA